In one window of Bradyrhizobium sp. AZCC 1721 DNA:
- a CDS encoding tRNA-binding protein — translation MNPAHIKPLISISDLDKIDVRVGTILAVEDVAHSERLVRLRVDFGDHARSILVGMKK, via the coding sequence ATGAATCCGGCGCACATCAAACCCCTCATCTCCATCTCTGACCTCGACAAGATCGACGTCCGCGTCGGGACCATTCTCGCTGTCGAGGACGTGGCACATTCGGAGAGGCTCGTACGGCTGCGTGTCGATTTCGGCGACCACGCGCGCTCGATTCTCGTCGGCATGAAAAAGTAG
- a CDS encoding MT-A70 family methyltransferase, which produces MPRSFRLVLIDPPWEFQTYSRAGQGKSAQAHYTVMPLDAIKALPVRDLCQDDAIVMCWATIPMLPDALACLEAWRVRYKSNIVWRKVTRRGKLRMGCGFWTRSMHEQVLIGTIGKPPLITFPSIFDGIARQHSRKPDELYQMIADRTPGWRRADIFSRETRHGWHAWGSEAGKYDAEVRGAPIRQAGIKQRQAQKETIGESDAPKLDCVPAPNIDAFRRPTLTPVAAIFFGRGLSQLIDP; this is translated from the coding sequence TTGCCGCGTTCATTCCGGCTCGTGCTGATTGATCCGCCGTGGGAATTTCAAACCTACTCGCGTGCCGGACAAGGCAAGTCGGCTCAGGCACATTACACCGTGATGCCGCTCGACGCGATCAAGGCGCTTCCTGTCCGCGATCTCTGCCAGGATGACGCCATCGTGATGTGTTGGGCCACCATACCTATGCTGCCGGACGCGCTCGCCTGCCTTGAAGCGTGGCGTGTCAGGTATAAAAGTAACATCGTCTGGCGCAAGGTCACGAGGCGCGGGAAGCTGCGTATGGGTTGCGGATTTTGGACGCGATCAATGCACGAGCAGGTCCTGATCGGCACCATCGGAAAGCCGCCACTGATCACGTTTCCATCGATCTTTGACGGCATCGCGCGCCAGCACAGCCGCAAGCCGGATGAGCTTTATCAGATGATCGCGGATCGCACGCCGGGTTGGCGGCGCGCCGACATCTTCTCGCGTGAGACGCGCCACGGCTGGCACGCGTGGGGTAGCGAGGCTGGCAAGTACGATGCTGAGGTGCGCGGCGCCCCAATCCGTCAGGCTGGCATCAAGCAGCGCCAGGCGCAAAAGGAAACGATAGGCGAAAGCGATGCCCCAAAGCTGGATTGCGTTCCGGCTCCGAACATTGACGCCTTTCGGCGTCCAACCTTGACCCCGGTCGCGGCAATCTTTTTCGGACGCGGCCTCAGTCAGTTAATCGATCCATAG